A stretch of the Bubalus kerabau isolate K-KA32 ecotype Philippines breed swamp buffalo chromosome 11, PCC_UOA_SB_1v2, whole genome shotgun sequence genome encodes the following:
- the LOC129622456 gene encoding lithostathine, with protein sequence MLPSLGLPRLSWMLLSCLMLLSQVQGKNSEKELPSARISCPSGSMAYRSHCYALFKTPKTWMDADIACQKRPSGHLVSVLSGAEESFVSSLVRNNLNTQSDIWIGLHDPTEGSEPNAGGWEWSSNDVLNYVAWETDPAAISSPGYCGSLSKSSGYLKWRDHNCSLNLPYVCKFTD encoded by the exons ATGCTGCCTTCCCTGGGCCTCCCCAGACTGTCCTGGATGCTGCTGTCCTGCCTGATGCTCCTGTCTCAGGTCCAAG GGAAAAATTCCGAAAAGGAACTGCCATCTGCAAGGATCAGCTGTCCCTCAGGTTCCATGGCCTATAGGTCTCACTGCTATGCCTTGTTTAAAACACCCAAAACCTGGATGGATGCAGAT ATTGCCTGCCAGAAGAGGCCCTCGGGACATCTTGTGTCTGTGCTCAGTGGGGCTGAGGAATCCTTCGTGTCCTCCTTGGTTAGGAACAACTTGAATACCCAATCAGACATCTGGATTGGGCTCCATGACCCCACAGAG GGCTCTGAGCCCAATGCTGGTGGATGGGAATGGAGTAGCAATGACGTGCTCAATTACGTTGCCTGGGAGACAGATCCTGCTGCCATCTCAAGCCCTGGCTACTGTGGGAGTCTCTCAAAAAGCTCAG GATATCTCAAGTGGAGAGATCATAACTGCAGTTTGAACTTACCCTACGTCTGCAAGTTCACGGACTAG